In Polynucleobacter ibericus, a genomic segment contains:
- a CDS encoding YhbY family RNA-binding protein: MTALILTPAQRKSLKADAHDLSPVVMVGGDGLTPAVVKEAKLAINHHGLIKIRVFGDDRDARVAIYEELCDKLDAAPVQHIGKLLVLWKPKDVVEEAFSNLGRSSKQTKKTLQAPRTKRQPNRTVTKTGVRTSTSERSDRRSASNKSPFERVAAVKSATPKKRVLRSEAAESKIGWSSPGYRKATAAPAPIKKRKVRMSSTKKKSLGS; this comes from the coding sequence ATGACAGCACTGATCCTCACCCCCGCACAACGTAAATCCCTCAAAGCCGATGCCCATGACTTAAGTCCTGTGGTAATGGTTGGTGGTGATGGCTTAACACCCGCAGTAGTTAAAGAGGCGAAATTAGCCATCAATCATCATGGCTTGATCAAGATCCGAGTCTTTGGCGATGATCGCGATGCTCGCGTCGCCATCTATGAAGAACTCTGTGACAAATTAGATGCGGCCCCTGTGCAACATATTGGTAAATTGCTTGTGTTATGGAAACCAAAAGATGTGGTTGAGGAAGCATTCAGCAATCTCGGACGCTCAAGCAAGCAAACTAAGAAAACATTGCAAGCACCGCGCACCAAACGCCAGCCAAATCGTACTGTTACTAAAACAGGAGTGCGCACAAGCACTTCCGAGAGGTCTGATCGTCGCTCTGCATCCAATAAATCGCCGTTTGAGAGAGTTGCGGCTGTAAAGTCAGCAACACCTAAGAAAAGAGTATTGCGCTCAGAAGCTGCCGAATCCAAAATTGGCTGGTCATCTCCTGGCTATAGAAAAGCAACCGCAGCACCTGCACCAATTAAAAAACGCAAAGTGAGAATGAGTAGCACCAAGAAAAAATCTTTGGGCTCCTAA
- the greA gene encoding transcription elongation factor GreA: MSTIPITKRGAELLKEELHRLKHVERPAVINAISEARAQGDLSENAEYDAAKEKQGFIEGRIQELEGKLSAAQIIDPASLDVTGRVVFGATVDLEDLEDGTKLTYQIVGDDEADIALNKISISSPIARALISKEEGDVVAVQAPGGNREVEILAVKYI; the protein is encoded by the coding sequence ATGAGCACAATTCCGATTACCAAGCGCGGTGCAGAACTTCTAAAAGAAGAGTTGCACCGCCTTAAGCATGTAGAACGTCCAGCGGTCATTAACGCAATCTCAGAAGCTCGCGCTCAGGGTGATCTCTCTGAGAATGCTGAATACGATGCTGCCAAAGAAAAACAGGGCTTCATCGAAGGGCGCATCCAAGAACTAGAAGGAAAACTTTCTGCCGCTCAAATTATTGATCCAGCATCCCTTGATGTTACTGGCAGGGTTGTTTTCGGTGCAACGGTTGATCTTGAGGATTTAGAAGACGGGACTAAGTTGACCTACCAAATTGTTGGCGACGATGAAGCGGATATTGCTTTAAACAAAATCTCTATTAGCTCACCAATCGCTCGTGCTTTGATTAGCAAAGAAGAGGGCGACGTGGTTGCTGTTCAAGCACCTGGCGGCAACCGTGAAGTTGAAATCTTGGCGGTTAAATACATTTAA
- a CDS encoding DUF4149 domain-containing protein, which yields MRNLQTQRIFSLISGLWVGSFMTIGFLVVPVLFSSLGDRQVAGIVAANLFKVTAYSGVFVCIILMLIANHLVRHQISQYRLTRWILLGMLACTVGAAFILIPWMNSLRDQALHLGLSVRETSNAVLFSRLHGVSSSLFLIQALLGLVLVWRATKNAD from the coding sequence ATGCGTAATCTCCAAACCCAGAGAATATTTAGCCTGATTTCAGGCCTCTGGGTTGGAAGCTTTATGACGATTGGTTTTTTGGTCGTGCCAGTTTTATTTTCAAGCTTGGGTGATAGGCAGGTCGCCGGTATTGTAGCTGCAAATCTTTTTAAGGTAACAGCCTATTCTGGGGTATTTGTTTGCATCATTCTGATGTTGATAGCCAATCATCTAGTTCGCCACCAAATATCTCAATATCGCTTGACTCGCTGGATATTGCTGGGCATGTTGGCTTGCACAGTAGGGGCTGCTTTTATTTTGATCCCCTGGATGAATTCACTCAGAGACCAAGCGTTGCATCTAGGTTTATCTGTACGTGAAACAAGTAATGCTGTTTTATTTAGTAGACTTCATGGTGTTTCCAGTAGCCTCTTTCTGATTCAAGCACTACTTGGGCTTGTACTAGTGTGGCGAGCAACAAAAAACGCCGACTAG
- a CDS encoding RlmE family RNA methyltransferase, giving the protein MAKNKFNKSWLQDHLTDPYVKMAQKEGYRARAVYKLSEIDEQDQLIKAGMTIVDLGSAPGSWSQFARNRLTELGKNNPKIESGKPDGQIIAIDILPMEDIADVSFIQGDFREDEGLAALEALLPKEAEGKVDLVLSDMAPNLSGVGVADAARMAFLAEIALDFAVSHLKPEGALLIKCFNGSGYSQIVESFKKVFKTVVPRKPKASRARSSEIFLLGRNLKPPK; this is encoded by the coding sequence GTGGCAAAGAATAAATTTAATAAAAGTTGGTTGCAGGATCATTTGACCGATCCTTACGTGAAGATGGCTCAAAAAGAGGGCTATCGCGCCAGAGCGGTTTATAAGCTCAGTGAAATTGACGAGCAAGATCAACTGATCAAAGCGGGTATGACGATTGTCGATTTGGGGAGCGCTCCTGGGAGCTGGTCTCAATTCGCGCGCAATCGTTTAACTGAACTTGGAAAAAACAATCCCAAAATTGAGTCGGGCAAACCGGATGGACAGATTATTGCTATCGATATTCTGCCAATGGAGGATATAGCCGATGTTAGCTTTATACAGGGCGACTTCCGTGAAGACGAGGGTCTTGCAGCGCTTGAGGCGTTACTGCCAAAAGAAGCAGAGGGAAAGGTCGATTTAGTCCTTTCTGACATGGCGCCTAACTTATCTGGAGTTGGCGTAGCTGACGCGGCCAGAATGGCTTTTTTGGCAGAAATTGCCTTGGATTTTGCCGTTTCGCACCTTAAACCCGAGGGTGCCTTATTAATCAAATGCTTTAACGGCAGTGGATATAGCCAGATTGTTGAATCCTTCAAAAAGGTCTTCAAAACCGTGGTGCCTAGAAAGCCAAAGGCTTCTAGGGCTCGCTCTTCGGAGATTTTCCTTTTGGGTAGGAACCTAAAGCCGCCCAAATA